The genomic region TGGTGCCCGGCCGCGCCACCAGCGCCGGGTTGGGATTCGCCGCCCAGAGCCGCCGCTGCTCGGCGTTGGAGCGGTAGCCCGAATTGACCCGCAGCGTCACGCCGTCCTCCTTGGCGGCGCCGACCATCTTGTCGAAGGCCGCCGCGATGTTGGCGCCGATAGGTTTCCCGTCGCGTGTCACGGTCCTGATCTCGCCGTTGCGGCCGCGCGTCGGCCTCGTGCTCGACGTCCCCGCGGCGCTCGCGGCTCCCGCCGCCGGGGCGGCGCCGTCCCGGGACGGCTTCGACGCCTTGCGACCGCGAGCTTCCGGCCGCTTGCCCTTGCCCCTCGGCGCCGGCCTCGGGCCGCGCTTGCGCTTCGGCTTCTTCACCAGACCCTCGACGGCCCGCACTGCCGGCTCGAGCAGCGCCGGCAACAGCTTGACCAGTTCCGCCGTGACCCTCACGAGCTGGGCGAGGAGGCCCTGGGTGTCGGCCGACGACGCCTGTGGCGCGGTCGCGGCTGGCGCCCCAGGGGCCGGGGCGCCCAGTCCGAGCGTCGAAGGCAGGCCGGGGAAGTAACCGCTCCGGCCGTCGCCGGTCGCGGGGGACGCCGATGACGGATCGGGCAGGGCGGGGGCGCGCCACTCGATCACGAGCCGCGGCGCCGCCGGGAGGCCCGAGGTCGCACTCCTGCGGTAGTCGACCTGTCCAGCCGTCGCGCTCGCCATTTCAGACTCTCCTTCCACCGGGCCACTCGCTGGCCGCCACAACCCGAAACTTCCAGGCTGACCGATCCGCCGCCACGCCCTCGCGAAGGGAATTCCGGCGGCGCCGCGGTGTGAATCCGGGCGCCGCCGGTCGGGTGAGGGGTGGTTCGCCGGTCATCGATCCGCTCTGCGACTCTCTGCCCGTCCCTCGCGCTGTTGGGGTCGGCCGGCGGCGCCGGAGGAAGAACTGGCGCCGCCGGTCGCGTCGAGGGAATGGTGGCTATCGTCGCGAAACTCTCTCTTGCCGGGTCCGCTTCCGGAACCCACGGTCCAGTCATCCCGCCTTGCGTTAACACGAGGCTAACGGGGCGGCGTTAACGTCCGGTTAGCCGCGCGCAGGAGAGAACAGGCGTGCCCGG from Candidatus Tanganyikabacteria bacterium harbors:
- a CDS encoding M15 family metallopeptidase: MASATAGQVDYRRSATSGLPAAPRLVIEWRAPALPDPSSASPATGDGRSGYFPGLPSTLGLGAPAPGAPAATAPQASSADTQGLLAQLVRVTAELVKLLPALLEPAVRAVEGLVKKPKRKRGPRPAPRGKGKRPEARGRKASKPSRDGAAPAAGAASAAGTSSTRPTRGRNGEIRTVTRDGKPIGANIAAAFDKMVGAAKEDGVTLRVNSGYRSNAEQRRLWAANPNPALVARPGTSNHEKGNAIDFANIGSAWSWLKRNARRFGFKNYPVEAWHYDFVG